From Riemerella anatipestifer ATCC 11845 = DSM 15868, a single genomic window includes:
- a CDS encoding SDR family NAD(P)-dependent oxidoreductase gives MIVLGSNSEVAQAFLEKVLSEGQRFRNLYLFTSNRESAEKFAKHIEVKYLQHSQVIMLDLMQPIDFKSLEEVDSELLFCASGYLGKGTEEGLLNHKNTEAIIDINYAKLIPLLNYFAEKMASRRAGIMVVLSSVAGDRGRQSNFIYGSAKAGLTAYLSGLRNYLFHRKVHVMTVKPGFMATKMTEGMPLNPKLTATPKQAAASIYKAYKAKRNVAYVLPIWWAIMLIIKNIPEFIFKKLKL, from the coding sequence ATGATTGTACTAGGTAGTAATTCGGAAGTCGCACAAGCCTTTTTAGAAAAGGTGTTGTCTGAAGGACAAAGATTTAGAAATCTTTATCTTTTCACTTCTAATAGAGAGAGTGCAGAGAAATTTGCAAAACATATAGAAGTAAAATATCTTCAGCATAGCCAAGTTATCATGTTGGATTTAATGCAACCTATTGATTTCAAATCATTAGAAGAGGTAGATTCGGAGCTTTTATTCTGTGCTTCTGGTTACTTAGGTAAAGGAACTGAAGAGGGATTATTAAATCACAAAAATACAGAAGCTATTATTGATATTAACTACGCTAAACTTATTCCGTTACTCAATTATTTTGCCGAAAAAATGGCGTCTAGAAGAGCGGGAATTATGGTGGTTTTGTCTTCGGTAGCAGGAGATAGAGGCAGGCAGAGTAATTTTATTTACGGGAGTGCTAAGGCGGGATTAACCGCTTATCTAAGTGGACTTAGAAATTATTTGTTCCACAGAAAAGTGCATGTAATGACGGTGAAACCAGGCTTTATGGCTACTAAAATGACGGAAGGTATGCCACTTAATCCAAAACTCACTGCAACACCTAAACAAGCTGCGGCTTCTATATATAAAGCCTACAAAGCGAAAAGGAATGTAGCGTATGTACTGCCTATATGGTGGGCTATTATGCTGATTATAAAAAATATTCCTGAATTTATATTTAAAAAACTGAAACTTTAA
- a CDS encoding polyprenyl synthetase family protein, giving the protein MKFLDRYQDLVAEAIEKHQFKNEPKELYEPMNYIISHGGKRLRPIMVLMGCELFGGSLEKAMKPALAIEFFHNFTLIHDDIMDDAPLRRNKPTIHTLHGINVGILSGDALLIKAYQFFEDLEPELFKKCITLFSETGAVLCEGQQMDVNFETNSNVTYEDYIKMITYKTGVLSAASFKIGAMIAGATEQEAEALYQFGKHIGIAFQIMDDYLDVFGNQEQFGKKHAGDIFENKKTVLYLLAMENATEEERKELNYWYSKKTDNIDKIYCVEKIFRRTKVDEKVLRLIQKHNQIGQDCLKTINLPEDKKQPFIELANYLLKRES; this is encoded by the coding sequence ATGAAATTCTTAGACAGATATCAAGACTTAGTAGCAGAAGCAATAGAAAAGCATCAATTTAAAAACGAACCAAAAGAACTCTATGAGCCTATGAATTATATCATTTCTCACGGAGGAAAACGCCTGAGGCCTATTATGGTACTAATGGGGTGCGAGCTTTTTGGGGGTAGTTTAGAAAAAGCGATGAAACCAGCTTTGGCTATAGAGTTTTTTCATAATTTCACGCTTATCCACGACGATATTATGGACGATGCGCCACTTAGAAGAAATAAACCTACAATACATACGCTACACGGCATCAATGTAGGTATTCTGTCGGGAGATGCATTGCTCATTAAAGCCTATCAGTTTTTTGAAGATTTAGAGCCAGAACTATTTAAAAAGTGTATCACTTTATTTTCCGAAACGGGAGCAGTGCTTTGCGAGGGACAGCAGATGGACGTTAATTTTGAAACCAATTCCAATGTTACCTATGAAGATTATATAAAAATGATAACCTATAAAACGGGGGTGCTTAGTGCAGCTTCGTTTAAGATAGGGGCTATGATAGCGGGAGCTACCGAACAGGAAGCGGAGGCATTGTATCAATTTGGTAAACATATTGGGATTGCATTCCAGATTATGGACGACTATTTAGATGTCTTCGGAAATCAGGAGCAGTTTGGTAAGAAACACGCGGGTGATATTTTTGAAAATAAAAAGACGGTCCTCTATCTATTAGCAATGGAAAATGCGACAGAGGAAGAACGAAAAGAGCTTAACTATTGGTACTCTAAAAAGACGGATAATATAGATAAAATCTACTGTGTAGAGAAGATTTTTAGAAGAACAAAAGTAGATGAAAAAGTATTGAGATTGATACAAAAGCACAACCAAATTGGTCAAGATTGTTTAAAAACGATTAACCTCCCAGAGGATAAGAAACAACCTTTTATAGAGTTGGCTAATTACCTTTTGAAAAGAGAGTCTTAG
- a CDS encoding Trm112 family protein: MRLKTIEKLCCPFDKQELELTIVKQETEESVEEGYLLCNNCRRVYPIVSGIPIMSPDEYREFELERPLLNRWLDNKVDTQFRLIEG; the protein is encoded by the coding sequence ATGAGATTAAAAACGATAGAGAAACTCTGTTGTCCTTTTGATAAACAAGAGTTAGAATTAACGATAGTAAAGCAAGAGACTGAAGAAAGTGTAGAGGAAGGATATTTGCTTTGTAATAATTGTAGAAGGGTTTATCCTATAGTTTCAGGTATTCCTATTATGAGTCCTGATGAATATAGGGAGTTTGAGTTAGAGAGACCTTTATTAAATCGTTGGCTAGATAATAAAGTAGATACTCAATTCCGCCTCATTGAAGGATAG
- a CDS encoding thiamine phosphate synthase yields MEIKNGIYLIVNPSMHRDTLLIKLEKIISEGIVAVQIWDNFNDNDNILDIINRIIEICHKENIPVLINNRWELLREVNIDGVHFDVQPNDIEAIRRELGRKVIMGITCNNDLEHVQWANKQKMDYISFCSIFPSSTANSCEFVRFDTVREAQKITQIPIFLAGGITPENVGELTYLNCSGIAVVSGIMDSEQPIQEIKKYKLKLKKT; encoded by the coding sequence ATGGAAATAAAAAATGGGATTTATCTTATCGTAAATCCGTCAATGCATCGTGATACCTTGTTGATAAAATTGGAAAAGATTATTTCAGAGGGGATTGTAGCGGTTCAGATCTGGGATAATTTTAATGACAATGATAATATTTTAGACATCATAAATAGAATTATTGAGATTTGTCACAAAGAAAATATTCCTGTATTGATTAATAACCGTTGGGAACTGTTAAGGGAGGTAAATATAGATGGAGTTCATTTTGATGTGCAACCAAATGATATTGAAGCAATAAGGCGGGAGTTAGGGCGTAAAGTTATTATGGGTATTACCTGTAATAACGATTTGGAACATGTGCAATGGGCTAATAAACAAAAGATGGACTATATTTCATTTTGTTCTATATTTCCGTCATCTACAGCAAATAGTTGCGAATTTGTAAGATTTGATACAGTTCGTGAAGCCCAAAAAATAACGCAAATACCAATCTTTTTAGCTGGGGGTATAACACCTGAAAATGTAGGAGAATTAACCTACTTAAATTGCTCTGGTATAGCTGTGGTTTCTGGTATAATGGATTCTGAACAACCAATTCAAGAAATTAAAAAGTATAAACTAAAATTAAAAAAGACCTGA
- a CDS encoding AIR synthase-related protein, translating to MIDEMGKIGQGSFEQFIFNNCGYPRTEVLAGPQFGVDVSLIDLHTEMAMALTSDPLSLIPSLGLQESAWLSVHLMANDMATTGFAPMYGQFVLNLPPTLSKNDFQEYWQYVHKFSSEIKVAITGGHTGFIEGQNSTIAGGGTFVTIAPKSKILLSKYANAGDIILVTKSCAISSAAILAMSFPKVVIDKVGNEIYKLACESFYKTSSLQDALVAVGQDLDFQEVTAMHDVTEGGVLGAIYELTKASDNGAAIYYDQLPLAEVQTEICNLFDIDPRNCIGAGSMIITCKKEFVTNVVSRLEARGIPCVPVGELCGKEYGMKLIKNDEVTEFEYLEKDPYWEAFFKALKRGWK from the coding sequence ATGATTGATGAAATGGGGAAAATAGGACAAGGTTCATTTGAGCAATTTATTTTTAATAATTGTGGTTATCCTAGAACTGAGGTGTTGGCTGGTCCACAATTCGGCGTAGATGTCTCTCTTATTGATTTGCATACAGAAATGGCAATGGCACTCACTAGTGATCCGTTATCACTAATTCCATCACTAGGTTTGCAGGAATCGGCGTGGTTGTCAGTTCATCTTATGGCTAATGATATGGCAACTACGGGGTTCGCACCTATGTACGGTCAGTTTGTATTAAATCTTCCACCTACACTTTCTAAAAACGATTTTCAAGAATATTGGCAATATGTGCATAAGTTTTCATCAGAAATAAAAGTAGCTATTACAGGAGGGCATACAGGATTTATTGAAGGACAAAACTCAACCATTGCAGGGGGAGGAACTTTTGTTACCATTGCACCTAAGTCCAAAATATTATTGTCAAAATATGCGAATGCAGGAGATATCATATTAGTAACTAAGTCTTGTGCCATCTCTTCCGCAGCAATTCTTGCAATGAGTTTTCCTAAAGTAGTGATTGATAAAGTTGGTAACGAAATTTATAAACTAGCTTGTGAGTCTTTTTATAAGACCTCATCGTTACAAGATGCTCTGGTTGCGGTGGGTCAGGATTTAGATTTTCAGGAAGTTACAGCTATGCATGATGTAACGGAGGGTGGTGTTTTAGGGGCTATCTATGAATTAACAAAAGCTTCGGATAATGGAGCGGCGATTTACTATGACCAATTGCCACTGGCGGAAGTACAAACGGAAATATGTAATCTGTTTGATATAGACCCTAGAAATTGCATAGGTGCAGGTTCTATGATTATTACCTGTAAAAAAGAATTTGTGACTAATGTAGTTTCTCGTTTGGAAGCTCGTGGTATACCGTGTGTGCCTGTAGGGGAGCTATGTGGCAAAGAATATGGTATGAAACTTATTAAAAATGATGAGGTAACGGAATTTGAGTATTTAGAAAAAGACCCTTATTGGGAAGCATTTTTTAAAGCATTAAAAAGAGGATGGAAATAA